A window of the Helianthus annuus cultivar XRQ/B chromosome 4, HanXRQr2.0-SUNRISE, whole genome shotgun sequence genome harbors these coding sequences:
- the LOC110936782 gene encoding auxin-induced protein 22D produces the protein MDLNLKATELSLALPGTDDLPEIKTTTTSNQIKTNKRSSPDIDASVTDESRSTPTPKAQVVGWPPVRSYRKNILQGKKVEPEMGSGMFVKVSMDGAPYLRKIDLKVYKSYGELMKSLEEMFACIIGLYSENDGYKGSKHAATYEDKDGDWMLVGDVPWEMFVTSCKRLRIMKGCDARGLDL, from the exons ATGGATCTTAACCTCAAAGCAACCGAGCTAAGTTTAGCCTTGCCCGGAACCGACGACTTGCCGGAGATTAAAACAACaacaacgtctaaccaaatcaaaaccaACAAAAGAAGTTCACCGGATATCGATGCAAGTGTTACCGACGAATCAAGATCCACCCCTACACCAAA GGCACAAGTGGTTGGGTGGCCGCCGGTGAGATCTTACCGGAAAAACATATTACAAGGGAAGAAAGTGGAGCCGGAGATGGGTTCCGGGATGTTTGTGAAAGTGAGTATGGATGGAGCTCCATACCTAAGAAAGATTGACTTGAAAGTGTACAAAAGTTATGGGGAGTTGATGAAGAGTTTGGAAGAGATGTTTGCGTGCATTATAGGGTTGTACAGTGAGAATGATGGGTACAAGGGATCAAAGCATGCGGCAACTTATGAAGATAAAGATGGAGATTGGATGCTTGTTGGAGATGTACCATGGGAAATGTTTGTTACTTCTTGCAAAAGGCTTAGAATCATGAAAGGGTGTGATGCTAGAGGGTTGGATTTAtga